From the Natrarchaeobaculum aegyptiacum genome, one window contains:
- a CDS encoding DUF7113 family protein, protein MLMVRGRAGGTELTGTLFERGEEPPQFSGSPDDDAPYVWICDEFYEVESGGSVQQIDDREVNIAFESPMPRGFETRDQAVDAAKEHVRTQFARIGIDEPDVEIELLEDAELESR, encoded by the coding sequence ATGCTCATGGTACGCGGCCGCGCCGGCGGGACGGAGCTTACCGGGACGCTGTTCGAGCGCGGCGAGGAGCCGCCCCAGTTCAGCGGCTCGCCCGACGACGACGCCCCCTACGTCTGGATCTGCGACGAGTTCTACGAGGTCGAAAGCGGCGGGAGCGTCCAGCAGATCGACGACCGCGAGGTAAACATCGCCTTCGAGTCGCCGATGCCTCGCGGGTTCGAAACTCGAGATCAGGCGGTCGACGCCGCGAAAGAACACGTCCGGACCCAGTTTGCACGCATCGGAATCGACGAACCGGACGTCGAGATCGAACTGCTCGAGGACGCCGAACTCGAGTCGCGGTGA
- the tsaA gene encoding tRNA (N6-threonylcarbamoyladenosine(37)-N6)-methyltransferase TrmO, with protein sequence MSEDQVIYESIGVIRTPFESPDGMPIQPVGDAAVEGTVELKEAYSDGVKDLDGFTHCILLYHFHASDDAAPLEVEPFLDDEPRGVFATRAPQRPNPIGLSVVEIESITDGDVTVNGIDVVDQTPVLDIKPFVPDFDVPADADTGWLTASKSTIRSKQADERFL encoded by the coding sequence GTGTCCGAAGATCAAGTCATCTACGAGTCGATTGGGGTAATCCGAACGCCTTTCGAATCACCAGATGGAATGCCGATTCAACCGGTTGGAGATGCCGCTGTAGAGGGGACCGTGGAACTGAAGGAAGCGTATTCGGATGGAGTGAAAGACCTCGATGGATTCACGCATTGTATCTTGCTGTATCACTTTCATGCGTCCGACGATGCTGCTCCGCTGGAGGTTGAACCGTTCCTCGATGACGAACCGCGCGGAGTCTTTGCGACGCGAGCGCCGCAGCGTCCGAACCCAATCGGCCTCTCTGTCGTCGAAATAGAATCCATCACAGATGGAGACGTGACCGTCAACGGCATCGATGTCGTCGATCAGACACCAGTGCTAGATATTAAGCCATTCGTTCCCGACTTCGACGTTCCAGCTGACGCGGATACTGGGTGGCTCACCGCCTCGAAGTCAACGATTCGATCGAAGCAAGCTGACGAACGGTTTCTTTGA
- a CDS encoding TrkH family potassium uptake protein encodes MRIRVEWRRSLNLTGSVLKWLALPLCFPLVLAAYYREPVTPFLVAILVTLVVGVAFERLESEGQLGPREAFLMVALTWFLVALVGAIPFVVAGQGTISHPVNALFESMSGLTTTGATVLRDFDAHARSIMMWRQLIQWLGGLGILILATAILSQLSVGGAQLMESETQYQNVNRLTPHIEDTARLILRLYAGLTAVAIAVLYGLHLLGLAPNMTLFNAVAHAFTSVATAGFSPEPLSLEAFEPIVQWAVMPFMILGSTSFVLMYFVLQGNVSRLRESEELHFYLGSIVVFAALVFTVLTVTENPTGNGIHDTVRQSLFNVISIVTTTGYANADFNQWSPFAKHLLFMCMFLGGMAGSTTCSIKSLRWLVVLKAFRRDLFTAAHPEAVRPIRLSGRAVDEGTIRDVYSYTLVAVVGVFLVTVLIVIDGARTGLSLVGDFGEFEALGAAASTFLNIGPAFGPAGPYGTYDVFPTTTKAAMIVVMWVGRIEIIPVLVLLTPSFWRS; translated from the coding sequence ATGAGGATTCGCGTCGAGTGGCGCCGCAGTCTGAATCTCACCGGGTCGGTGCTGAAGTGGCTGGCGCTCCCGCTGTGTTTTCCGCTCGTGTTGGCGGCCTACTACCGGGAGCCGGTCACTCCCTTTCTGGTGGCAATCCTCGTGACGCTGGTCGTCGGTGTGGCGTTCGAACGGCTCGAGAGCGAGGGGCAGCTGGGGCCGCGTGAGGCGTTTCTCATGGTCGCACTGACCTGGTTTCTGGTTGCGCTCGTCGGGGCGATTCCGTTCGTCGTCGCCGGCCAGGGGACGATCTCCCACCCGGTCAACGCTCTGTTCGAGTCGATGAGTGGGCTCACGACGACGGGGGCGACTGTGCTCCGGGATTTCGACGCCCACGCCCGGTCGATCATGATGTGGCGTCAGCTCATCCAGTGGCTCGGCGGGCTCGGCATCCTCATCCTCGCGACGGCGATCCTCTCCCAGCTGTCGGTCGGTGGCGCACAGCTCATGGAGAGTGAGACCCAGTACCAGAACGTCAACCGGCTCACGCCTCACATCGAGGATACCGCACGCCTGATCTTGCGGCTGTACGCCGGACTGACGGCCGTCGCCATCGCCGTCCTCTACGGGCTCCATCTGCTCGGCCTCGCACCGAACATGACGCTGTTCAACGCGGTCGCACACGCGTTCACCAGCGTCGCGACAGCCGGCTTTTCCCCCGAACCGCTGAGCCTCGAGGCGTTCGAACCGATCGTCCAGTGGGCGGTCATGCCGTTTATGATCCTCGGTTCGACCAGCTTCGTTCTCATGTACTTCGTCCTGCAGGGCAACGTCTCCCGGCTGCGCGAGAGCGAAGAATTACACTTCTACCTCGGAAGCATCGTCGTCTTCGCCGCACTGGTGTTTACGGTGCTGACGGTGACGGAGAACCCGACCGGGAACGGCATTCACGACACCGTTCGCCAGTCGCTGTTCAATGTGATTTCGATCGTCACCACCACGGGGTACGCTAACGCCGACTTCAACCAGTGGTCGCCGTTCGCCAAGCATCTCCTGTTCATGTGCATGTTCCTCGGCGGGATGGCCGGGTCGACGACCTGTTCGATCAAGTCCCTCCGGTGGCTCGTCGTACTGAAGGCGTTCCGACGCGACCTGTTCACCGCGGCTCACCCCGAAGCGGTCCGGCCGATCCGTCTGAGCGGTCGCGCCGTCGACGAGGGAACGATCCGGGACGTCTACTCATACACGCTCGTCGCCGTCGTCGGCGTATTCCTCGTGACCGTCCTGATCGTCATCGACGGTGCCCGAACTGGCCTCTCCCTCGTGGGCGACTTCGGCGAGTTCGAAGCCCTCGGCGCGGCCGCCTCGACGTTCCTCAACATCGGCCCGGCGTTTGGACCCGCCGGCCCCTACGGCACTTACGACGTCTTCCCGACGACGACCAAGGCCGCGATGATCGTCGTGATGTGGGTCGGCCGTATCGAGATCATCCCCGTCCTCGTCCTGCTCACACCGTCGTTCTGGCGGTCCTGA
- a CDS encoding DNA double-strand break repair nuclease NurA, with the protein MTLDPVHFDGIAGLARRIDHGADERDRREFAETVWAQFLEPLRDGDGRPILEPVADRSRMLVDCEDAALQEPPFPTVNGLDAGTINPTTFRNGLVLDVAHAAMSATPSDLELHRSRTAVMTVHSNDETAHVHNDDWETFDEGKSKRRAFAVGDVDRFAEGVVHALALYLAESEHALEHAAQVRDLLILDGPLYPRGLLRWADQHEDLRDFLLEDPRPTTVLENYVRLVEDFADRGVPLVGFVKNPATRLITRTLKENPEIDVSAPWSDDAALFTRLLERGEFVDDVEGTRWERNTEALTYTNWFHSRGGVDRPLSGDGDALGVDRRRPLEDYEVTFFVLYDPRDDLLYRVEAPYAFTRDRDLRERLAMAVVQEVAVAHGPPTIVEKADELARISRSEKRSLRNRLETEFDSSQRRTYDDHRWDQSL; encoded by the coding sequence ATGACTCTGGACCCCGTCCACTTCGACGGCATCGCGGGGCTGGCTCGCCGGATCGACCACGGGGCCGACGAGCGAGACCGGCGGGAGTTCGCCGAGACGGTCTGGGCGCAGTTCCTCGAGCCCCTGCGGGACGGCGACGGCCGACCGATCCTCGAGCCGGTCGCCGACCGGTCCCGGATGCTGGTCGACTGCGAGGACGCCGCCCTCCAGGAGCCGCCGTTTCCGACCGTCAACGGCCTCGACGCGGGAACGATCAACCCGACGACGTTCCGCAACGGACTCGTACTCGACGTCGCCCACGCCGCGATGAGCGCCACGCCGAGTGACCTCGAGCTACATCGCTCGCGGACGGCCGTGATGACGGTCCACTCGAACGACGAGACGGCCCACGTCCACAACGACGACTGGGAGACGTTCGACGAGGGAAAGAGCAAGCGCCGGGCGTTCGCCGTCGGCGACGTCGACCGGTTCGCCGAGGGCGTCGTCCACGCGCTCGCACTCTACCTCGCCGAGAGCGAACACGCCCTCGAGCACGCAGCCCAGGTTCGAGACCTGCTGATCCTCGACGGGCCGCTGTACCCCCGCGGCCTGCTTCGGTGGGCCGACCAGCACGAGGACCTCCGGGACTTCCTGCTCGAGGACCCGCGGCCGACGACGGTCCTCGAGAACTACGTCCGACTGGTCGAGGACTTCGCCGATCGGGGCGTGCCGCTCGTGGGCTTCGTGAAGAATCCGGCGACGCGGCTGATCACTCGGACGCTGAAGGAAAACCCGGAGATCGATGTCAGCGCCCCCTGGAGCGACGACGCCGCGCTGTTTACCCGCCTGCTCGAGCGCGGAGAGTTCGTCGACGACGTCGAGGGGACCCGGTGGGAGCGAAACACCGAGGCGCTGACCTACACGAACTGGTTCCACTCCCGCGGTGGCGTCGATCGACCGCTATCTGGCGACGGCGACGCCCTCGGGGTCGACCGTCGGCGGCCGCTCGAGGACTACGAAGTGACGTTCTTCGTGCTCTACGACCCGCGGGACGACCTGCTCTACCGCGTCGAGGCCCCCTACGCGTTCACGCGCGATCGCGACCTCCGCGAGCGCCTCGCGATGGCCGTCGTTCAGGAGGTCGCCGTCGCCCACGGCCCACCGACGATCGTCGAAAAGGCAGACGAACTGGCGCGAATCAGCCGGTCGGAGAAACGGTCACTGCGGAACCGACTCGAGACGGAGTTCGACTCGAGTCAGCGCCGAACCTACGACGATCACCGCTGGGACCAGTCGCTGTAG
- a CDS encoding NUDIX domain-containing protein: MTDRSDASDSDHVVTAFLRYRGEVLLLRRSDAVGTYRGQWGGVSGFAEGQPDDQLLVEIREETGLEVSPADVVRSGRPVELDDPDLERSWVVHPYLVDVDTREIEVSEEHDAFEWVSPTAILASRFPADVATDVPDHEAWADRETVPALWTAYERVAPTVRSITADDTHGAAWLSIRALEVLRDRAGLLVSERAEYRADPAGEREELAALAGRLLEARPAMAVLRNRVNRVMGRAESEAGSGEGAADADAPAVLTVALETIDRAVDADEQAATTASDRIDGTVLTLSRSGTVLAALERAAPSRIYVAESRPAREGIDVAERLASVSTVDAPITVCTDAAIAHVLGREAVSRVVVGADAIQPDGSVVNKTGTRAAAIAADSAGVPVTVVAASDKISTREGVNLESGSREAVYDGEAAVDVVNPTFDVTPADCVAEIVTEDGVIEPSDVATVAEKLRALEGWRDQ; encoded by the coding sequence ATGACCGATCGATCGGACGCGAGCGACTCGGATCACGTCGTCACGGCCTTCCTCCGATATCGTGGGGAGGTCCTCTTGCTCCGCCGGAGCGACGCCGTCGGCACCTACCGCGGCCAGTGGGGCGGCGTCTCCGGCTTCGCCGAGGGCCAGCCCGACGACCAGCTACTCGTCGAGATCCGCGAGGAAACCGGCCTCGAGGTCAGCCCAGCCGACGTCGTCCGGTCCGGTCGGCCCGTCGAGCTCGACGACCCCGATCTCGAGCGCTCGTGGGTCGTCCACCCGTACCTCGTTGACGTCGACACCCGCGAGATAGAGGTAAGCGAGGAACACGACGCCTTCGAGTGGGTCTCGCCGACTGCGATCTTGGCGAGTCGATTCCCCGCGGACGTGGCGACCGACGTCCCCGATCACGAGGCGTGGGCCGACCGCGAGACGGTGCCCGCGCTCTGGACGGCCTACGAGCGCGTCGCACCCACGGTTCGGTCGATCACCGCTGACGACACCCACGGCGCAGCGTGGCTCTCGATCCGCGCACTCGAGGTGCTGCGCGACCGGGCGGGCCTGCTCGTCAGCGAGCGCGCCGAGTACCGCGCCGATCCGGCGGGCGAACGCGAGGAACTGGCCGCACTGGCTGGACGACTGCTCGAGGCCCGGCCCGCGATGGCGGTCCTGCGCAATCGCGTGAACCGGGTGATGGGCAGGGCCGAGTCCGAGGCTGGTTCCGGAGAGGGGGCGGCCGACGCCGACGCACCGGCCGTTCTCACGGTGGCCCTCGAGACAATCGACCGCGCGGTCGACGCCGACGAGCAGGCCGCCACAACCGCGAGCGACCGCATCGACGGGACTGTCCTGACGCTCTCGCGATCCGGAACCGTGCTCGCGGCCCTCGAGCGAGCGGCCCCCTCGCGGATCTACGTCGCCGAGTCCCGCCCGGCGCGGGAGGGGATCGACGTTGCCGAACGGCTGGCCTCGGTATCGACCGTCGACGCACCGATCACCGTCTGCACCGACGCCGCGATCGCCCACGTGCTCGGCCGCGAAGCCGTCTCCCGCGTCGTCGTCGGTGCCGACGCAATCCAGCCCGACGGCTCGGTGGTGAACAAGACCGGCACCCGTGCGGCCGCCATCGCCGCCGATAGCGCGGGGGTTCCCGTCACCGTCGTCGCCGCCAGCGACAAGATTTCCACGCGCGAGGGAGTCAACCTCGAGTCCGGCTCCCGCGAGGCGGTCTACGACGGCGAGGCCGCGGTCGACGTGGTGAACCCCACGTTCGACGTCACGCCCGCAGACTGCGTGGCCGAAATCGTCACGGAGGACGGCGTGATCGAGCCGAGCGATGTTGCGACGGTGGCCGAGAAGTTGCGCGCCCTCGAGGGCTGGCGCGACCAGTAG